One segment of Ipomoea triloba cultivar NCNSP0323 chromosome 12, ASM357664v1 DNA contains the following:
- the LOC115999460 gene encoding uncharacterized protein LOC115999460, whose product MDVQQPNQTLVEAAEVISPRILENNNEKQISVDPISLKESSAYSQLEIPPLPAPPSTKFLSCSLPNSASSSPKLSRKKWRSQNHSVALSNLERLKENHLRRSKSCGEGRASVPPEEFDMWFAKTNIKQVVGKLSRPETKADGDFRAGAEARSAPPDDEKFKCGALCLFIPGFGKAKPVKARKEELPLPAEMVHTISRTVSLEKFECGSWASSAIIDNDGGEASTHFFDLPMELIRCKSVNDMHSPVSTAFVFDQKSPKGVLKNSGSSRKSHESTRHVRFSTSSPTSYPASPTSCITPRLRKAREEFNAFLQAQGA is encoded by the coding sequence ATGGATGTTCAGCAACCAAATCAGACTTTGGTCGAAGCTGCAGAAGTCATCAGTCCAAGAATCTTGGAGAATAATAATGAGAAGCAGATTTCAGTGGATCCCATCTCGCTTAAAGAATCATCAGCTTATTCCCAGCTTGAGATCCCTCCCCTCCCTGCGCCGCCTTCAACCAAGTTCTTGAGCTGCAGCCTGCCCAATTCTGCATCGTCGTCTCCTAAATTGTCAAGAAAGAAATGGAGGAGCCAAAACCATTCCGTGGCGCTGTCTAACCTTGAACGCCTCAAGGAAAATCATCTCAGGAGGAGCAAATCGTGTGGCGAAGGACGAGCAAGCGTGCCACCTGAAGAATTCGATATGTGGTTCGCTAAAACAAATATCAAACAGGTGGTGGGCAAGTTGAGCAGACCTGAAACCAAAGCGGATGGGGATTTCAGGGCCGGAGCAGAAGCCCGATCGGCGCCCCCAGATGATGAGAAATTCAAGTGCGGAGCACTTTGCCTATTCATTCCAGGGTTTGGTAAGGCAAAACCAGTGAAAGCCAGAAAGGAAGAACTACCTCTACCTGCAGAAATGGTACATACAATCTCCAGGACAGTGTCCCTGGAAAAATTCGAATGCGGGTCGTGGGCATCATCCGCAATTATCGATAACGACGGAGGAGAAGCTTCGACCCACTTCTTCGACCTGCCGATGGAACTGATCCGATGCAAAAGCGTGAACGATATGCACTCGCCGGTGTCAACGGCCTTCGTGTTTGATCAGAAGTCCCCCAAGGGAGTTCTCAAGAACAGCGGCTCCTCCCGGAAATCGCACGAGTCCACTCGCCACGTTCGTTTCTCAACATCGTCGCCGACTTCGTATCCGGCTTCCCCCACTTCTTGCATCACGCCTCGCCTGCGCAAGGCAAGGGAAGAATTCAACGCCTTCCTTCAAGCTCAGGGAGCGTAA